In the Desulfotignum balticum DSM 7044 genome, one interval contains:
- a CDS encoding GMC oxidoreductase — MMTEPIFDFDYLVIGSGFGGSVSAMRLSQKGYKVGVIEAGKRWSGNDFAKTNWHLRKYLWMPKLFLYGIQRMNLLNDIFILSGAGVGGGSLNYANTLYVPPDPFFDHEVVKRMGGKSELMPYYELAQKMLGATENRYIGEADHLMRQTAAEYGREHTFHKTRVGVYFGEQGKKAKDPYFLGQGPDRVGCELCGACMTGCRKDAKNTLDKNYLFFAEKFGAQIIAEHGVTDIFPLSDDGSEGYRVTAVKTTGILRLETVYYTKGIVLSAGVLGTLSLLLTMKEKGRLPNLSDQLGHRVRTNSEAILSVRANARTADFSKGVAITSSVHPDDHTHMEPVRYAQGNDFLGLLAVLMTDGGGRVPRIVRYIANVLRHPISFFRLLNPFGFARRNLIVLVMQTHDNYLNVSRKHRKIWPFVKTLASRQASDRKNPVYIPIAHDFVRRLARRVDGIPVSIFSEVYLNAPITAHIMGGCSAHTDPEKGVIDDRNQVMGYKNMRVADGSMIPANLGVNPALSITALAERAMSFVPAKQSNINFLQVEKKWGITELLNRETGHE, encoded by the coding sequence ATGATGACCGAGCCGATTTTTGATTTTGACTATCTTGTCATCGGATCCGGTTTCGGCGGCAGCGTGTCTGCCATGCGTTTGTCCCAGAAAGGCTACAAGGTGGGCGTTATCGAAGCGGGAAAAAGATGGTCAGGCAACGATTTTGCCAAAACCAACTGGCACCTGCGCAAATACCTGTGGATGCCCAAACTGTTTTTATATGGCATTCAGCGGATGAACCTGCTCAATGATATTTTTATCTTGAGCGGCGCCGGTGTGGGCGGCGGCAGTCTGAACTATGCCAATACCCTGTATGTGCCCCCGGATCCTTTTTTTGATCATGAAGTTGTCAAGCGCATGGGGGGAAAATCCGAACTCATGCCCTATTATGAGCTGGCCCAAAAAATGCTGGGGGCCACGGAAAACCGGTATATCGGCGAGGCAGACCATCTGATGCGCCAGACTGCGGCGGAATATGGAAGGGAGCACACCTTTCACAAAACCCGGGTGGGGGTGTATTTCGGAGAACAGGGCAAAAAAGCCAAAGACCCTTATTTTCTGGGACAGGGGCCGGACCGGGTGGGGTGTGAACTGTGCGGGGCATGCATGACCGGATGTAGGAAAGATGCCAAAAACACGCTGGACAAAAATTATCTGTTTTTTGCGGAAAAATTCGGGGCTCAGATCATTGCTGAACACGGGGTGACAGATATTTTTCCGTTGTCGGACGACGGGTCTGAGGGATACCGGGTCACGGCGGTGAAGACCACGGGAATCCTGAGACTTGAAACCGTTTATTACACAAAAGGGATTGTGCTGTCCGCCGGGGTCCTGGGAACCCTGTCTTTGCTGCTGACCATGAAGGAGAAAGGGCGATTGCCCAACCTGTCGGATCAGCTGGGGCATCGGGTCAGAACCAACAGTGAAGCCATTTTGTCGGTCAGGGCCAATGCCAGGACCGCAGATTTTTCCAAAGGCGTGGCCATTACATCGAGTGTGCATCCGGACGACCATACCCATATGGAGCCGGTGCGGTATGCCCAGGGCAATGATTTTTTAGGACTTTTGGCCGTCTTGATGACCGACGGCGGGGGCCGGGTCCCCCGGATAGTCCGGTATATCGCCAATGTGCTGAGACATCCGATATCGTTTTTCCGGCTGTTGAATCCGTTTGGATTTGCCCGCAGAAACCTGATCGTTCTGGTGATGCAGACCCATGACAACTATTTGAATGTGTCCCGGAAACACCGAAAGATCTGGCCGTTTGTCAAAACCCTGGCATCGAGACAGGCCAGTGACAGAAAAAATCCGGTCTACATCCCCATTGCCCATGACTTTGTCCGGCGCCTGGCCCGGCGGGTGGACGGCATTCCGGTCAGCATTTTTTCAGAAGTGTATCTGAACGCGCCCATCACGGCCCATATCATGGGGGGATGCAGTGCGCACACAGATCCGGAAAAAGGGGTAATCGATGACAGAAATCAGGTTATGGGGTATAAAAACATGCGGGTGGCGGACGGGTCCATGATACCGGCCAACCTGGGGGTGAATCCGGCGTTGTCCATCACTGCTCTGGCGGAAAGGGCCATGTCCTTTGTTCCGGCAAAACAGTCAAATATAAACTTTTTACAGGTGGAAAAAAAATGGGGAATCACAGAGTTGCTGAACAGGGAAACCGGCCATGAATAA
- a CDS encoding ketopantoate reductase family protein — MNKTNKIHNICIYGTGGIGGYFGAKIAHTCNHDQTLAYDCFFVARGDHLQAIRQKGITLISEEKTITGVPAAATDHMDDLPDPDLIFVCVKSYDLDGAVKAIVPKIHENTIILPLLNGADIYERIRKNVATGVILPACVYVGTHIQGPGVIFQSGGDGKILFGADPKYESFDPQPVTDFFDAMQINYQWRTDPYPDIWSKYLFIAAFALATVFFNKTIGEVAADPKATQTAREIMKEIQAIATAKGVELPEHIITKQLAMAAQFPYDTKTSYQRDVASKGRVNEGDLYGGTILRQGAELGVSTPVTRSVYSAIQDRLSAK, encoded by the coding sequence ATGAATAAAACAAATAAAATCCACAATATCTGTATCTATGGTACGGGGGGTATCGGCGGTTATTTTGGCGCTAAAATCGCCCACACATGCAATCATGACCAAACATTGGCGTATGACTGTTTTTTTGTGGCCAGGGGAGATCACCTCCAGGCCATCAGGCAAAAAGGCATCACGCTGATTTCTGAGGAAAAAACCATTACCGGGGTGCCGGCGGCAGCCACGGACCATATGGATGATCTGCCTGATCCGGACCTGATTTTTGTCTGTGTTAAAAGTTATGACCTGGATGGAGCCGTCAAAGCCATTGTGCCAAAAATTCATGAAAACACCATTATACTGCCGTTGCTGAACGGGGCTGATATTTATGAAAGGATCAGAAAAAATGTGGCCACGGGTGTGATCCTGCCCGCCTGTGTCTATGTCGGCACCCATATCCAGGGGCCCGGCGTGATTTTTCAGAGTGGCGGAGACGGCAAGATTTTATTTGGGGCGGATCCGAAATATGAATCGTTTGATCCGCAACCTGTTACCGATTTTTTCGATGCCATGCAGATCAATTATCAATGGCGTACCGATCCTTATCCGGATATCTGGAGCAAATACCTGTTTATCGCAGCCTTTGCACTGGCCACGGTGTTTTTCAACAAAACCATCGGTGAAGTGGCCGCGGATCCAAAGGCAACACAGACCGCCCGTGAAATCATGAAAGAAATCCAGGCCATAGCCACAGCCAAAGGGGTTGAACTGCCGGAACATATCATCACAAAGCAGCTGGCCATGGCGGCTCAATTTCCCTATGATACAAAAACATCCTATCAACGGGATGTGGCATCCAAAGGACGGGTGAATGAAGGTGATCTATACGGGGGTACGATTCTCAGGCAGGGGGCTGAACTGGGCGTTTCCACCCCGGTCACCCGGTCGGTGTATTCAGCCATTCAGGACCGTCTGTCAGCCAAGTAA
- a CDS encoding NupC/NupG family nucleoside CNT transporter — MIIQGVAGLIVFIGLAWMISENRGRVNIKTIAVGLGFQFLLALIFLKIPLLSQGFVLLNQMVLALEQATRAGTSMVFGYLGGGTLPFEEKFAGASFILAFQALPLVLLMSALSSLLFYWKILPWVVQKFSRVLEKLFKLGGAEGLGVSANIFVGMVESPLFIRPYVRSLTRSELFTLMTSGMATIAGTMMVLYANILGDIIPNVLGHILAASIISAPAAITVAKIMIPETRPVTSGELTEPDPATSSMDAVTRGTLQGVELLINIIAMLVVLVALVHLADILLKILPVVNGTPLTLQRIFGWIMSPVVWLMGVPWAEAGIAGGLMGTKTIINEFVAYLNLAGLPADSLGPDSRLIMLYAMCGFANPGSLGIMIGGLGTMAPERRGEIVSLGLKSIIAGTIATCMTGAIVGLLG; from the coding sequence ATGATAATTCAAGGCGTTGCCGGTCTGATCGTTTTTATCGGGCTGGCCTGGATGATCAGTGAAAACCGGGGCCGGGTAAACATCAAAACCATTGCCGTCGGCTTAGGATTTCAATTTCTGCTGGCCCTGATTTTTCTCAAGATCCCGCTGCTGAGCCAGGGATTTGTCCTGCTCAATCAGATGGTTCTGGCCCTGGAACAGGCCACCCGGGCCGGCACTTCCATGGTATTCGGCTACCTGGGGGGGGGCACTTTGCCCTTTGAAGAGAAATTTGCTGGTGCATCCTTTATCCTGGCATTTCAGGCCCTGCCGTTAGTGCTGCTCATGAGTGCCTTGTCTTCATTGCTTTTTTACTGGAAAATTTTGCCCTGGGTGGTTCAGAAATTTTCCCGGGTGCTTGAAAAACTCTTCAAACTGGGCGGGGCTGAAGGCTTAGGTGTGTCTGCCAATATTTTCGTGGGCATGGTGGAGTCCCCTCTGTTTATTCGGCCTTATGTCCGTTCCCTGACCCGCAGTGAACTGTTCACCCTGATGACTTCGGGCATGGCCACCATCGCCGGCACCATGATGGTGCTGTATGCCAACATCCTGGGAGACATCATCCCCAATGTGTTAGGCCATATCCTGGCCGCCTCCATCATCAGTGCGCCGGCCGCCATCACCGTGGCCAAAATCATGATCCCGGAAACCCGCCCGGTCACTTCCGGAGAGCTCACCGAACCGGACCCGGCCACCAGTTCCATGGATGCCGTCACCCGGGGCACCCTTCAGGGCGTGGAACTGCTCATCAACATCATTGCCATGCTCGTGGTGCTGGTGGCACTGGTGCATCTGGCAGATATCCTGCTCAAAATTCTGCCGGTTGTAAACGGCACGCCCCTGACACTGCAGCGGATTTTCGGATGGATCATGTCACCGGTGGTATGGCTCATGGGCGTTCCCTGGGCGGAAGCCGGCATCGCCGGGGGGCTGATGGGCACCAAAACCATTATCAACGAATTCGTGGCCTACCTGAACCTGGCCGGGCTGCCGGCAGACAGTCTGGGGCCGGACAGCCGGCTGATCATGCTTTATGCCATGTGCGGATTTGCCAACCCCGGCAGCCTGGGCATCATGATCGGCGGATTGGGCACAATGGCGCCGGAACGCCGGGGAGAGATCGTGTCCTTGGGTCTCAAGTCCATTATCGCCGGCACCATCGCCACCTGCATGACCGGCGCCATTGTGGGATTACTTGGCTGA
- a CDS encoding carbon starvation CstA family protein, producing MDALLIMVVSFIGYIFMYQVYGRFIGKKIFKLAQGAEVPSVVMEDGVDYVPTKKEVIFGHHFTSIAGTGPIVGPAIAIIWGWVPAMIWVFFGSIFMGAVHDFGALIISMRNQGKSIADYTSKYVNNRTRFFFFLIVFLELWIVIAVFGLVIAVVFAMYPTSVFPVWCEVAIALYLGYAIYKQGKSIITWSIIAVVLMYVTVFIGAVLPIKMPTIAGIPPTGVWTIVLLIYAFIASTLPVTTLLQPRDFINSHQLMIVMVLLMIGVVFSAFFANLSIVAPAVQMNPAQAPPMWPFLFITIACGAISGFHSLVSSGTSAKQVRYETDSLFVGYGSMLMEGALATLVIIAVAAGIGMGYVTKSGETLMGVAAWTTHYSSWAAAAGLGSKVAAFVDGSANMLAAFGIPASIAVVIMGVFVASFAGTTLDTATRIQRYILSELFDSVKLTALTGKYVTTFLAVGTALLLAFATGPSGNGALKLWPLFGAVNQTLAGLALIIITLYLKDKGGVKWMISGIPAVFMMVMTIWALILNQGSFGTAHNTLLQVVNAIILILAVWITVEGVLRFFTVTPGGEIASEHR from the coding sequence ATGGATGCGTTATTAATCATGGTGGTTTCCTTTATCGGTTATATTTTTATGTATCAGGTGTATGGCCGGTTCATTGGAAAGAAAATTTTCAAACTGGCCCAGGGCGCTGAAGTGCCATCGGTTGTCATGGAAGATGGTGTGGACTATGTGCCCACCAAAAAAGAGGTGATCTTCGGCCATCACTTCACTTCCATTGCCGGTACGGGTCCCATCGTGGGACCGGCCATTGCCATTATCTGGGGATGGGTGCCGGCCATGATCTGGGTGTTTTTCGGCAGCATTTTCATGGGTGCTGTGCATGATTTCGGCGCGTTGATTATTTCCATGAGGAACCAGGGAAAGTCCATTGCCGACTATACCTCAAAATATGTCAACAACCGCACCCGGTTTTTCTTTTTTCTCATCGTTTTTCTGGAATTATGGATCGTGATCGCCGTGTTCGGTCTGGTGATCGCCGTGGTCTTTGCCATGTATCCCACATCGGTTTTTCCGGTCTGGTGTGAGGTGGCCATTGCCCTTTACTTAGGGTATGCCATCTACAAACAGGGCAAAAGCATCATCACCTGGTCCATCATTGCCGTGGTGCTCATGTATGTCACCGTGTTCATCGGTGCGGTGCTGCCCATCAAAATGCCCACCATTGCAGGGATTCCGCCCACAGGGGTGTGGACAATTGTTTTGCTGATCTATGCGTTTATCGCCTCCACCCTGCCGGTCACCACGTTGCTGCAGCCCCGGGATTTCATCAATTCCCATCAGCTCATGATCGTGATGGTGCTGCTGATGATCGGCGTGGTTTTTTCCGCTTTTTTTGCCAACCTGTCCATTGTGGCACCGGCCGTTCAGATGAATCCGGCCCAAGCCCCGCCCATGTGGCCGTTTTTGTTCATCACCATTGCCTGTGGCGCGATTTCCGGGTTTCATTCCCTGGTGTCTTCGGGCACGTCTGCCAAACAGGTGCGGTATGAAACCGATTCTTTGTTTGTGGGATACGGGTCCATGCTCATGGAAGGGGCCCTGGCCACTTTGGTGATCATTGCCGTGGCTGCCGGTATCGGTATGGGATATGTGACCAAATCCGGTGAAACCCTGATGGGAGTAGCTGCCTGGACCACCCATTATTCCTCCTGGGCCGCAGCCGCCGGCTTGGGTTCCAAAGTAGCCGCATTTGTGGACGGGTCCGCCAACATGCTTGCGGCATTCGGCATCCCGGCCAGCATCGCCGTGGTGATTATGGGTGTGTTTGTGGCGTCCTTTGCCGGTACCACCCTGGATACGGCCACCCGGATTCAGCGCTATATTCTGTCCGAGCTGTTTGACAGTGTGAAGCTCACGGCATTGACCGGCAAATATGTCACCACGTTTCTGGCCGTGGGAACGGCCCTGCTGCTGGCATTTGCCACCGGTCCCAGCGGAAACGGCGCCCTGAAGCTGTGGCCCCTGTTCGGTGCCGTGAATCAGACCCTGGCCGGTCTGGCGCTGATTATCATCACGTTGTACCTCAAAGACAAAGGCGGGGTGAAATGGATGATTTCCGGTATCCCGGCCGTGTTTATGATGGTGATGACCATCTGGGCGTTGATCCTGAACCAGGGCAGTTTCGGCACGGCCCACAACACCCTGCTTCAGGTGGTTAACGCCATTATTCTGATTCTGGCGGTCTGGATCACGGTGGAAGGGGTATTGCGGTTTTTTACCGTCACCCCCGGGGGTGAGATTGCATCAGAACACAGATAA
- a CDS encoding ArsA family ATPase, with protein sequence MACLRTLFFLGKGGTGKSTASALISLVLKEKGKKVVLASFDDAHNQADIFETVFSDKACSLGPCLEVLQIDRDKQIKRYLAKTAKQVKASFAYLTAFNLDHYFDILKFSPGMEEYALVAAFTDLVARYKTHDYLVIDMPPTALSLRFFNLPSLSLTWTDQLEKLRNQINEKKEIISRITLAGKEFERDKILQRLLQIKSDYQALKALFEDPAQTSFYVVFNRDVLSVAETRRVIEHLDRQVIKPRGLICNERTGANGFIQTVETLFPGIPIQTIPYSSASLIGMEALAQHIRSNELTFDKILPE encoded by the coding sequence ATGGCTTGCTTGCGAACCCTTTTTTTTCTGGGCAAGGGCGGTACGGGCAAATCCACGGCATCGGCCCTGATCTCCCTGGTGCTCAAAGAAAAAGGCAAAAAAGTGGTTCTGGCCTCTTTTGATGATGCCCATAACCAGGCCGATATTTTTGAGACGGTATTTTCAGACAAAGCCTGTTCTTTGGGCCCGTGTCTCGAGGTGCTGCAGATCGACCGGGATAAGCAGATCAAACGCTATCTGGCAAAGACCGCGAAACAGGTGAAAGCCAGTTTCGCTTATCTGACCGCATTCAATCTGGACCATTATTTCGATATTCTCAAATTTTCCCCGGGCATGGAGGAATATGCCCTGGTTGCAGCGTTTACCGATCTTGTGGCCCGATACAAGACCCATGACTATCTGGTGATCGATATGCCGCCCACGGCCCTGTCCCTGCGGTTTTTCAATCTGCCGTCTTTGTCTTTGACCTGGACGGATCAGCTGGAAAAGCTGAGAAACCAGATCAATGAGAAAAAAGAGATCATTTCACGAATCACTCTGGCCGGCAAAGAATTTGAGCGGGACAAGATACTCCAGCGGCTTCTTCAGATCAAATCCGATTATCAGGCCCTCAAGGCCCTGTTTGAAGATCCGGCTCAAACCAGCTTTTATGTGGTTTTTAACCGGGATGTCCTGTCTGTGGCGGAAACCCGGCGGGTCATCGAACACCTGGACCGGCAGGTCATCAAGCCCCGGGGCCTGATCTGCAATGAAAGGACCGGGGCAAATGGGTTTATACAGACAGTGGAAACGTTGTTCCCGGGCATTCCCATCCAGACCATTCCTTATTCATCGGCATCTCTGATCGGCATGGAGGCCCTGGCACAGCATATCCGTTCAAATGAGCTGACCTTTGACAAAATCCTGCCTGAATAA
- a CDS encoding cupin domain-containing protein: MTRVFKKRLTPYPCFCLIFLCGLVLCLSSPVFAKNPQIAVKELAATQKSWDGALLPAYPDGQPEVRILSITVPAGEKLAIHQHPVINAGVLLSGHLKVHTTDGKTLDLNAGEAIVEVVNTWHWGESIGPDPAHIIVFYAGQADTPVTVTQTP; encoded by the coding sequence ATGACGCGGGTCTTTAAAAAACGATTGACACCTTATCCCTGTTTCTGCCTGATCTTTTTATGCGGGCTTGTCCTGTGCCTGAGTTCTCCCGTATTTGCCAAGAACCCGCAGATTGCGGTCAAGGAACTGGCTGCCACCCAGAAGAGCTGGGATGGCGCTTTACTGCCGGCCTATCCGGACGGTCAACCGGAAGTCCGCATTTTGAGCATCACCGTGCCGGCAGGAGAGAAGCTGGCGATTCACCAGCATCCGGTGATCAACGCCGGGGTGCTTTTGTCCGGCCATTTAAAGGTACACACCACGGACGGAAAAACACTGGATCTGAACGCAGGTGAGGCCATTGTGGAAGTGGTCAACACCTGGCACTGGGGAGAAAGCATCGGCCCTGATCCGGCCCATATCATCGTGTTTTACGCCGGTCAGGCAGACACGCCGGTCACAGTGACACAAACCCCGTAA
- a CDS encoding M15 family metallopeptidase translates to MLKRILILWLALVIPAAADPIPDEFVEIREIIPDAVMDIRYVTEHNFLGTPVDGYHAAKCYLTEEAAAALAGVQADLNPFGFSIKIYDCYRPQRAVDHFVRWAKEVEDTATRTEFYPTLDKRNLFRDGYVAEKSSHSRGSTVDLTIVPVPVPDQPEFILGQTGQKECYLPADQRFADNSIDMGTGFDCFHKRSHPENPNLDPSQRINRLLLKTLMEKHGFQYYDKEWWHFTLKNEPFPDTYFDFVVK, encoded by the coding sequence ATGTTAAAACGCATATTGATCCTCTGGCTGGCCCTGGTCATCCCGGCTGCCGCAGACCCGATCCCTGACGAATTTGTGGAGATCCGGGAAATCATCCCGGACGCGGTCATGGACATCCGGTATGTCACCGAACATAATTTTCTGGGCACCCCCGTGGATGGGTATCATGCAGCCAAATGTTATCTCACCGAAGAAGCGGCCGCTGCCCTGGCCGGGGTTCAGGCGGATCTCAATCCCTTTGGTTTCAGCATCAAGATTTATGACTGCTACCGGCCCCAGCGGGCCGTGGATCATTTTGTCCGGTGGGCCAAAGAGGTAGAAGACACCGCCACCCGGACCGAGTTTTACCCCACACTGGACAAACGCAACCTGTTCAGGGACGGATATGTGGCTGAAAAATCCAGCCATTCCAGGGGCAGTACCGTTGATTTGACTATTGTGCCGGTGCCGGTGCCGGATCAGCCGGAATTTATTTTAGGTCAGACCGGACAAAAGGAATGCTATCTGCCGGCAGACCAGCGGTTTGCCGACAACAGCATCGATATGGGCACCGGGTTTGACTGTTTTCATAAACGATCCCATCCGGAAAACCCGAACCTGGATCCGTCCCAGCGGATCAACCGGCTGCTGCTCAAAACGCTCATGGAAAAGCACGGTTTTCAATACTATGACAAGGAATGGTGGCATTTTACGTTGAAAAATGAACCGTTTCCAGACACCTATTTTGATTTTGTGGTAAAATAA
- a CDS encoding radical SAM protein produces MYHHLFGPVPSRRLGISLGVDLVPRKVCSLDCVYCEVGRTNRLTLDRREYVRLDRVKQELTHYFSHNPDPDYITFSGSGEPTLNTCIKEVLTFIKQKRPKIPVAVLTNGTLLHDPQVREALMAADVVLPSLDAATEPVFKKINRPHGDLTLDAHLAGLMTFRKMFKGRFRLEVFILPGYNDHEDELKALKKVIHELHPECIQLNTLDRPGTVTDLKGASFEELQRIAQYLDPGAAEIIAAAPKRKQVAAYRQDMEAAIMETIARRPCTLDDLSTILGLHVSEINKYLDVMTAENKIISVHQNRGVFYQIPE; encoded by the coding sequence ATGTATCATCATCTGTTCGGACCGGTTCCTTCAAGGCGGCTGGGTATTTCTTTAGGCGTCGACCTGGTGCCCCGGAAAGTCTGCTCACTGGACTGTGTGTACTGTGAAGTGGGCCGCACCAATCGCCTGACTCTGGATCGCAGGGAATACGTCCGTTTAGACCGCGTCAAACAAGAGCTTACCCATTATTTTTCCCATAACCCGGACCCGGATTACATCACGTTTTCCGGTTCCGGTGAACCAACGTTGAACACCTGCATCAAAGAGGTGCTCACATTTATCAAGCAAAAACGGCCCAAGATACCGGTTGCCGTGCTGACCAACGGCACGCTGCTGCACGATCCACAAGTCAGAGAGGCGCTGATGGCGGCCGATGTGGTGCTTCCCTCCCTGGACGCGGCAACGGAACCGGTTTTCAAAAAAATCAACCGCCCCCATGGGGATCTGACCCTGGATGCCCATCTGGCCGGATTGATGACATTCAGAAAAATGTTCAAAGGCCGGTTTCGTCTGGAAGTGTTTATTTTGCCGGGATACAATGACCACGAAGATGAATTGAAAGCCCTGAAAAAAGTCATTCATGAACTCCATCCTGAATGCATCCAGCTCAACACCCTGGATCGTCCGGGCACGGTGACAGACCTGAAAGGGGCGTCTTTTGAAGAATTACAGCGTATTGCCCAATACCTGGATCCCGGGGCCGCGGAAATCATTGCTGCGGCCCCGAAGCGCAAACAGGTGGCAGCCTATCGGCAGGACATGGAAGCCGCCATCATGGAAACCATTGCCCGCCGGCCCTGCACCCTGGATGATTTGTCCACCATCCTGGGCCTGCACGTGAGCGAAATCAACAAATACCTGGATGTGATGACCGCTGAAAATAAAATTATTTCCGTGCATCAGAACCGAGGTGTTTTTTACCAGATCCCTGAATAA
- a CDS encoding cobyrinate a,c-diamide synthase, with the protein MKGIVIAATGSGAGKTTLTLAILAWLRANGLKAAPFKVGPDFIDPGHHARIAGRTSYNLDSWMLSKTYNRGLFHARSRGADLAVVEGVMGLFDGYDAITETGSTAQMAKWLGLPVLLVVSAKGKARSAAAVVKGFETFDPELTLAGVVFTFTGSDRHYAYLKEAVAQSCTTPCLGHLPQNEALIMPERHLGLTTADEHIISSTTIDTLVAMVDQHMHMPRLIRDLPELPDPGKSRDYDTPWQTKPKSADNQNTGTPFFCDPPRIAVPRDKAFCFYYPDNLAMLEHAGACLVYFSLLADDHLPEDIDGIYLGGGYPELFADTLSGKTHLQSEIKSCSRNRMPIYAECGGFMFLCQKLTLADSVHPKIMAGCFDLEICMSETLQSLGYREVTLTKNSVIGAKGVQIRGHEFHYSSIKTDNDVCDHVFEVTTRAGQDVQVAGYQKDLTLGSYLHVHFGSNPEVPRCFVAHCADFRHRRLKNIETTSVPII; encoded by the coding sequence TTGAAAGGGATTGTCATTGCAGCCACGGGCAGTGGTGCCGGAAAAACCACACTGACCCTGGCCATTCTGGCCTGGCTGCGTGCCAACGGGTTGAAGGCGGCCCCGTTCAAAGTGGGGCCGGATTTCATCGATCCGGGCCACCATGCCCGTATTGCCGGCCGGACCAGTTATAATCTGGATTCCTGGATGCTGTCAAAAACTTACAACCGCGGGCTGTTTCATGCCCGGTCCAGGGGGGCGGATCTGGCAGTGGTAGAGGGGGTCATGGGCCTGTTTGACGGGTATGATGCCATAACGGAAACCGGGTCCACGGCCCAGATGGCCAAATGGCTGGGCCTGCCCGTGCTGCTGGTGGTGTCTGCCAAAGGCAAGGCCAGAAGCGCGGCCGCCGTGGTCAAGGGATTTGAAACCTTTGATCCTGAATTGACCCTGGCCGGGGTGGTGTTCACATTTACCGGCAGCGACCGGCATTATGCGTATCTCAAAGAAGCCGTGGCACAGAGCTGCACCACGCCCTGCCTGGGGCACCTGCCCCAAAACGAGGCGCTGATCATGCCGGAACGCCACCTGGGCCTGACCACGGCAGATGAACATATCATTTCAAGCACCACGATCGATACTCTGGTTGCCATGGTGGATCAGCATATGCACATGCCCCGGCTGATCCGGGATCTGCCGGAACTGCCGGACCCCGGCAAATCCCGGGATTATGACACCCCATGGCAGACAAAACCAAAAAGTGCAGACAATCAAAATACAGGAACGCCCTTTTTTTGCGATCCGCCCCGGATTGCCGTGCCCAGGGACAAGGCGTTCTGCTTTTATTATCCGGACAATCTGGCCATGCTGGAACATGCCGGGGCCTGCCTGGTTTATTTTTCCTTGCTGGCAGATGATCATCTGCCTGAAGACATCGATGGGATCTACCTGGGAGGTGGATATCCCGAGCTGTTTGCAGACACATTGTCGGGCAAAACCCATCTGCAGTCTGAAATCAAATCCTGCAGCCGAAACCGCATGCCCATTTATGCCGAATGCGGCGGGTTCATGTTTCTGTGCCAAAAACTGACCCTTGCCGATTCTGTTCACCCGAAAATCATGGCAGGATGTTTTGATTTGGAAATCTGTATGTCTGAGACGCTTCAATCTCTGGGTTACCGGGAAGTGACCCTGACAAAAAATTCAGTGATCGGTGCAAAAGGCGTGCAAATCCGGGGCCATGAATTCCATTATTCGTCCATTAAGACCGACAACGACGTTTGTGACCATGTGTTTGAAGTCACGACCCGGGCCGGCCAGGATGTGCAGGTGGCCGGATATCAGAAAGATTTGACCCTGGGATCATATCTGCATGTGCATTTCGGTTCCAACCCGGAAGTGCCCCGCTGTTTTGTGGCTCATTGCGCGGATTTCAGGCACCGGCGCCTAAAAAATATAGAGACAACCTCTGTCCCCATCATTTAA